In Zingiber officinale cultivar Zhangliang chromosome 3B, Zo_v1.1, whole genome shotgun sequence, a single window of DNA contains:
- the LOC121968469 gene encoding cell wall / vacuolar inhibitor of fructosidase 2-like, producing the protein MALASPQPFVFLLSFLLFFSSLSMISTTSTPTTPPTLVQITCNATSYYDFCVSSLQSQPDSPKAVDVKGLSSLAVTIAISNATNTSTFAASLADATSTKPPLRSVLRSCATKYRDARQALQWSLDALAADSYDYAFVHVSAAAEYPNVCRVLFRQTPTRLAYPPEMARREQDLEHLCTIALEIISLLG; encoded by the coding sequence ATGGCATTGGCCTCTCCTCAGCCCTTCGTcttcctcctttcgtttctcctcttcttctcctccctctccATGATCTCCACTACTAGTACTCCTACCACGCCGCCCACCCTCGTGCAGATAACGTGCAATGCCACCTCGTACTATGACTTCTGCGTCAGCTCATTACAGTCCCAACCGGACAGTCCTAAGGCTGTCGACGTCAAGGGCCTCTCCTCCCTGGCTGTCACCATCGCCATCTCCAACGCCACCAACACCTCCACCTTCGCGGCCTCCCTAGCCGACGCCACCTCCACCAAGCCCCCTCTCCGCTCCGTCCTCCGCTCCTGCGCAACCAAATACCGCGACGCCCGCCAGGCGCTGCAATGGTCTCTCGACGCCCTCGCAGCCGACTCCTACGACTACGCCTTTGTCCACGTCAGCGCAGCCGCGGAGTACCCCAACGTCTGTCGAGTCCTGTTCCGGCAGACTCCTACGCGACTTGCCTACCCGCCGGAGATGGCGCGCCGGGAGCAAGATTTGGAGCACTTATGCACTATAGCTCTCGAAATCATTTCGCTTCTGGGATGA